The following coding sequences lie in one Arthrobacter sp. PGP41 genomic window:
- a CDS encoding amidohydrolase family protein, translating to MKHLVIDSHVHVGTAGVPLGPADPETSFALWQARAAAAGIFGAVLMAAPVRTYAAANRTVAELAGRDPARWLWYAFVNPATDRGRVGAVVAAAVVRHACGIKVHWSDAMATDEVADAAERHGMPVLFDSGGDVQRVAYLAARHPDVPWIVPHLSSFADDWRAQKRLIDLLVRAPNVFTDTSGVRYFDLLEEAVARAGAHKVLFGSDGPYLHPAPELAKIFALGLMPEDRDLVLGGNILRLTGPARKAAGARNPTTHSRRNEAWL from the coding sequence ATGAAGCACCTGGTCATCGACTCGCACGTGCACGTAGGCACGGCCGGCGTACCCCTTGGGCCGGCCGATCCGGAAACGTCCTTTGCCCTGTGGCAGGCCCGGGCCGCCGCCGCCGGGATATTCGGGGCGGTGCTGATGGCGGCGCCGGTGCGGACGTATGCGGCGGCCAACCGCACAGTCGCGGAACTTGCCGGGCGCGATCCCGCCAGGTGGCTCTGGTACGCCTTTGTGAACCCGGCCACGGACCGCGGGAGGGTGGGCGCCGTGGTGGCTGCCGCCGTCGTCCGTCATGCCTGCGGGATCAAGGTGCACTGGTCCGACGCCATGGCCACGGACGAGGTGGCCGACGCCGCGGAGCGCCACGGCATGCCCGTCCTGTTCGATTCCGGCGGGGATGTGCAGCGGGTGGCCTACCTGGCGGCACGCCACCCCGATGTGCCGTGGATTGTGCCGCACCTCTCCTCCTTCGCCGACGACTGGCGTGCCCAGAAGCGGCTGATCGATCTCCTGGTGCGTGCGCCCAACGTTTTCACCGATACATCCGGGGTGCGGTATTTCGACCTGCTGGAGGAAGCCGTTGCGCGGGCCGGCGCCCACAAGGTGCTGTTCGGCAGCGACGGGCCGTATCTCCATCCGGCCCCTGAGCTCGCCAAGATCTTCGCGCTTGGCCTGATGCCCGAAGACCGGGACCTTGTCCTGGGCGGCAACATCCTGCGGCTTACCGGTCCAGCCCGAAAGGCCGCCGGCGCCCGAAACCCCACCACGCACTCCAGGAGGAATGAAGCATGGCTATGA